Below is a window of Epinephelus fuscoguttatus linkage group LG12, E.fuscoguttatus.final_Chr_v1 DNA.
tCATAGTTTGCAtgtggtacttcaaatgtagctccgccCACCTGGTGACACTTTTTATGTTACCACAGTAACAGTTCAGCTcaaacatgaacagacacagtgactgagataataataacaataacaaaaataataataataataataggacGAGAGTaatccgatgacatcacacacgtgaAAGACGACGATGATTGGTCAGTCATGTCAGTCGGCCAAGTCACAGCGAGATTTAATGACTCCACTATCAGCTGATCTGACACAGAGACTGTTGGAACAGAATAacatgttgtgtagtgtgaactcGACTTTAGTCGATCAAAATtcaaaacactgtagtcctgatgtttctctctgtttttctctttaaactAACTCATGGATCATAAATCAgactcaaggtgacaggttgtataagataatgtgtgtgtcatgtctccagcagtgtgtgacaggtttaagggctgatttacgagcacacacttactgatcatcatctgaaaagctcaacatctctctatttatgctctcaacaaataactaatgtgagccaactaggatttgtccccaggttcattgtaaactctgacttatccatgtgactgttaagaagcagaaacataacttgtttcttcatgtgcaacatgttagtctggaggtttaaactggtgtcctctcacagagttggtgattcaaactaaactttcatctctgtcagagaaaactgatctgagttcagatcAAAAAGGTCGTTGACGAAAcattttcatcatagttttcaTCAGTGAAATCATCACTGCGTCACCACCGGACCTATTTTCAGGATAAAATGAACTTATTGGACAGTTGAGTCACGTACGGACTGATATCAGCATCTTGAGGCTCCGGTTGTTGATGTAGTCTCACATATTCTGTTTGCCAGCACCCGTCACAACAACCCCCACCAGgcagagaggaagtgatgtcaccTCGTGGAtaggaagtgatgtcacaggcgACCATACCACAGAGTCCATGGTGACACTGCCTCAGGAGGTGAGTTTGAGAGTAAGTACATACGGTGGCCCTGAAAGCTCAAACTCACTCGtgcaaataaagaaaacaaagtcatcattttaacatgtttagaaaaaaaacgcagcagaagaaacaaaacagcagaaaatagtttttaaaactgttcaGTTCAGTTAATGATCTTCAGTGGGCCTCGCAGCACTTCAGTatgttgttttctgtatttgcagtgtTTGCATGATCCTTCAGGGCCACCGTACTTTCATAGTGTTGACTCAAACACTGCATTTCTCCAcagatttattgtttcttatctgtgaaataaaagtaaatcagagctttgtttccactgagggaaatggcttcagctcacagagacagacaggaggtctgtgtcactgtgacactgtggagttacatctctggggaggtgcacgtcgaGCCAAGTCTCAGACCGAAGTCGCTGTAATCatacgcttggtcagtgacttgtggcatcagaaaccaacgaaaaaaaggcgtcctttaacgtcagtgGACGGATctaacaaccaccgactttcactcGAAAGAGCGGTGTttgattctaaagccaaaccatgtttttttttctgctaaacgtaaccacgtgtgtgttcaaggaaaaaaagtcactttgctgtgttgtaccgacatagtgcttttattttgaaagagactgtatcaaactgtacatttcctgtgaaaacagaagtgtattttgaaaacagacaatgcatgtaataggctgaagttgacacggcgtcccagaacgtcaacaaccaacacacccagggtaccttggacgccatatgtggacgtggaaagtccatgaccaaacgtggacatgtgacgaggtcacagtgaggatgatgatggtgtgtcCGGCTACAGCGTAGTGTACGGAGCACGCTCtgatctgatcagttcattcttcAGTCAAGCGCATGTTCAtgccaaatttaaataaattctctcaaggtgttcaCAAGGACGGGATGGACGGAcgaacaacctgaaaacattatgCCTCCGCCCACAGGAAGTGGCGTGGAGACATAATTGCACAACGCAGGTAAGGAGAGTAAATTGGCACGCCGtccctgaacatccaaaacAGACGCAGGTGGGCACCTGGAGCGTCATAGTTCAACGTTGAGGTCCACTAACCAAGCGTCAGGATCGGACACAGTGAGGATGAGAGTGTGCTGCACGCTGAGTTACACATAACGTCGTCGTGTTTGTAGCTCCGTGAGCAGCTCGTCGGTGTCGGACCTCAGAAACACAGGAAGTCTTTAGTTTGGTCTTCAGAGCTGATTTTAACAATGACGTCATCAAAGTTTCAGTTCAGTGTGACTATGTTTGTTGCAGATGTGGAGCACAGCTGTCGCAAACATCGTGAGACTCTCCTTCGTCATCGCCATCCTCCCAGCACTGCTGCTCACTGTCGCCTACGGTCAGTACATCGTCTCCTCATGTTGTTGTGCTGACACGTCTGATCAATCTGACATTAGAGACACTtcctctttatttttatttcacttagtttgtaaaggaaaaaataaaatgtttgtagtttcagttcATTCTGACACTtcctctacacacacaaacttctCTTCTCTGTTTACTATGTGATGTTGGACTGAATGTCGCCCTCTAGTGGACACAGTCGCGGCACTACACCTCAGACTTCAGCAGCTGAACTTTGACCTGTTATTAACCTCACAGCTTTGAGTTAAGAGCTGCAgccatttaaacacatttatataAATATCTCATGTGTCTGCAGGAGTTTGGAGGCGTGACCAGAGATCTGACAGCAGGCTGAACCAatcagagaaggaggaggaggatgaaggcagcagctctgtgtaGAGACAGTAAACATCCTCTGATACAAAGCTGTGGTGTTGTTAAAGCTCCAGCGTGTCGGGTTTGAACTGATCTAATGGTTGTGTTCTCGTtccctcgtctacagagatcaccatgttgccccgccatgtttctacagcagcccagagcggacaaaccaaacacttacTCTAGACAGAGACATTTATGTGTTCACTGGGGGTGTAACGATCAATTAATCTGGATCAGTATATCGATTTAATGATCAACAGTCCAATCacatcgatgcaaagtgaaaacatcgatccatatcatcATATTTAGGTcacgcctttattttgaaattctgtgtcactgtcaaacagcagcaggctgtCGAATCGATTTAATTTCTTATCATAATTAAACTGCAGATTTACTCCTCTAGTTTTCATGTCGGCCACCGCAGTCAGCAGCGCCTGCGCCACAAGAGCATCCGAAATTTCAATGTGAAATGTCTTCattgtttctgagaggaagacTCTGAGGATGACTCAGCTCCTCAACAGCGTCTGAGGccaaaaacctgcagttcctctaacgtccactagaggctggctccaacagacctccatgttaacatgtagaaatcaacatgtttaaaggggaactaatgtgtttttcaaGCTGGGCCCTATTCTCCGATctccttttgtctaaatgagtgatataatgttcaatatgtgacatgtgaagctagggctgacctgcctgcagcccgtgaacGTGagcgcgctatattaaataatagggcactcagacggcatcaaacaacgtcaaaatttGTCGAATTTGTCACTCTTCTGTTTGTGTGAATCATTTTAACGTCTCTGTGTCAGATTATAAATGACGTCTGTGTCTCAGTCAAATCAGACTTTctgaaagtgtttttaaaattctttcattgataaaaacaaaaaaacactgtcaGCTGAGTCACTTTAAATAAAGTCTGAAAATCTGGAAACATTATTATTACACCTGAAATTAAAACCGTAAATTCTTCTTCTACACAGAATCCATAAAGTCAGATTATTTCAATAATGAAGTCGAAACATAAAACTGAATAATAAAGATTATCATCTGTTTATTGAACTTTTGTTTGAGTCTTTCAGAGATGATGAGCATTTTTTCTCCACACAGTATAATTTAAGTGTCAAATGTCCCAGCAGacagttttttaattttagataTTTATTTCTCTATTGAAACGAGTCGGCAGGGTCAGAGCTGACGATGAGGAAGATGAGCCGAGTCTTCATCATTTTAACGAAGCTTTTTATTGACCTCTTCATCAGAACTGTGAAGAAACATTAACACACAAGAAACATGAAGACGAGGAGACTGTAAACACTTATAAACAAGTTTTTAGCCTAAATTCAAACAGATTTaatgattcatttaaaatagttttatgatgtcatcagggtctGAGATCAGGACCCGCCATGTGCAGGCACATCATTGGCAGAggggtgtgacatcatcaggaggtcggggaaaaacacacaacagagaaACACATTAGTGAAACTGACGGCGTCTGTGACTCAAACACTGGAACGTTTATCATGAATGTCAGTGAGACTCTGAGCCGCCACCGCCGCTATGTAAGAACGCTGTCCTGTTCTCTTTAACATCATATGTCAACAACATCCCGGGAgaaattcttcaaatttggcacaaacgtccactttgagccaacgatgaactgattagattttgaaggtcaaaggtcactgtaactttgtccatctcattcttgagAACATGTGAACACGACATCTCAGAAACCtcgagggatttttttttaatttggcacaaactgtCACTGGGGCTccacgatgaactgattagactttggtgaTTATCTCTTtaaaggtcaccgtgacctcgTCCATTTCATTCTCGCTAACATGACCTCTCGAGAACACCTCAaggtttttgggtttttttttttcaaatttggcatgaacgtccacttggactgaacgatgaactgattagactttaGTGGtaaaaaggtcagtgtgacctcgtCTGACTCATCCTTGTCAACACGATGTCTGAAGAATGCCtcaggggaatttcttcaaatttggcacaaatgtccacttggacttaacaatgagctgattagaatttgaaggtcaaaggtcactgtgcctttacgtctgtctcattcttctGAATCCCGTGACTCAAGACGGCTTTGATGGGATTTCTCTTCAATTTGGCGCAAACGTCAGATTGGACACaagccaaggtcactgtgacctcacaaacgtgtttttgtccataactgaagaattcattcactaattctgaccgaacttgacacaaatgtctaacaggataaaataatgaaggtcaaaaggtcaaaggttggTGTCATCATGGTGGCCCTGGTGCATGATGGGAAAGAAGAGGCTCAGTGGTGgtgaaggtcagaggtcagcagaAGTTTTGGGTCAACATGTcccagaggcagcagcagcacagagcagctGAACATCCTGCCAGACATGATTCGGCTCCGTCGGCGCCGCCGTCGTCATAGTTTTGATCGACCACGAACACTgtggacagacagcagcaggttACACTGATGTGACGAGCGTCCTGTGTGTCTGCGGTGTGAACTGAGGACAAACAGGTGAGaccagtgtgtgtttggactCCCTGACCCACCTGTGTGTTTTGGCTGCTCTCCGTACATTTTAGGGCCCTCCCAGGGGCCGCTCTGGTACCCCTGGTACCCAGGCTGAGTCAGGTATGGCCCCTGGGGTCCAGCCGGTCCTTGGTAATAGGAGAGGTCTCCTCCACCTGTGTAGGTCTGAGGGAAGGTCTGTACaggagacaggtgagacaggtgtGGTTGTTGTCATGGTAACACAGGAGTGTTTGAAGGTGAttacatggttacgtttagccaacacacacacgtggttacgtttagccaacacacacacacagttgggtTTAAGAAGAAAGAacaggtttggctttacaatcttacaggcctcctgggtgaaagttggtggttgttggacccatccacctcccttcCCCCTGATGCCATTGATCGCCTTAAAACAATGATGGCGACCCGCTGTGTATCATGTCGACGTGAAAGGACTCATTTCTTCGTTGGTCTCTGACACCAAAAGTCACTGACTAAGCACCGGTATTTCATGACTTCAGAGTTCGACCGTGTTGGATCCAGAGTTTGGGTCGGAATGGTCTGCACaaggttctcaacatggagatCGCTGAAACAgctgctagcagctaacggtgctaacagctgctagcagctaacggtgctaacagctgctagcagctaacagtgctaacagcggcatcagtgctgacagagccaaCGTTGTAACTGAGGGTAACTGGAATGGGCGCTGCGCTTCCTTGCAGCGGCGATGAGtgagccagtgggatacacgtGTCAGAGCCAGCtgaccacaacaaaccacagagaagctcagatgacatcacacacagagggaggacGCCGTTACGTCACAGAATCTGTTCACAGACTGCAGAGTTTTGTTCTGTTGATACTCTGAACGTCACACGCAGCTCGTTTAAATACAGAACTCTGCTTCAATAATATCATCAGAATGTTGAacaaaaaagatgttttttaatgtttttaaaataataattattggtaaaaagttttaaaacttaaaagtAGAAAGTTGTAATATTAAAAGACAGTATTGTTATTATTCCACAGAGTTataatattttgatatattgaattctcagagtttcaaactaaataaaatctggATTCATTCAGTGAAAAACATGTCAGACAGATGTTCTGGTGAAATATGAAGAACCTGTTGAATGTTTTAATAAATGTCAAATGAAATAATTTGCTGCAGTCGTTTCTACATTTCAGTAAAATCTGTGAATCATctgacagaaaatattcacactaTAAAATCAATAGATATCTGTATGTTGTTAAATAtgaaatcaaaaatgtttttctgctgtgtttcctgtttcctgttgaaACATCTTCCTGCAGCAGTGCATGCTGGGTACCTGGTACGGTGAGCCAGGAAAGGTCGCAGGCTGAGAGCTGTAAGCTGCAGAGACAACAacaggtcacatgatcagaTCGTTTCCACGGTAACAGCCCTGCATCACACTTTAACACTGATGTGAACATTTTGACACAGAAATAACAGCAAAGTCAATTAAGTGTTTGGTGCAGGTGAAACTGTTCTGAACACGAAGACACAAAGTcgtaacatttacaactttataTTAAAATCTTTGAGAATTCGTCAGTTATCTCAGATATAACGTGACGACTTCACTTTAAAGTTTAAGATTCTCAAGCTGAAAGAAAACACTTCATGATGTttccagaaaacaaaaaagaaaaagaaaattttcACAATTAAGTCTGAATATTTTCAGAATAAAGTTCACACATCTtcagaattttttaaaaatattttttaaataaaggcaTTACATTTTCAGACATAATTTGTGATATCttttgaataaaacaaattttcagaataaaattgtgacatttgattgatttttaatATTCTAATATTCAGCTGTGTGCAGACCAAGAAGaacctgttgtttttattttattctattttattttatagatttGACTGAAATAAATTGATGCACTGATTTCAAGaagaaacaaaatataaataaaactctGAACTATGACGACAGACAAAGAAACGACCtgattttaaatctaaatgtttaattttgaaTCTGTAACAAACCTGAAGAGAAGCCGGGAGCTGAAGGTCCACCGGGGACGGGAGGGACGTACGGAGGAGGGTTATCATTACTCATGGGGACGGATGGACGgctggatggacggatggacagatggatggatggatggactgagGAAAGAGAGCAGAAATAGTCACCACGTGTAAAGAcgctgaaataaaatgaaattatatttaattcaattcacaACAACATATAAAGAGAAATTACAGTTCATAAGAAATGAATGAAGACGTGAGATGAGACACTCTGATGAGCTGCAGATGGAAACAGGTCCAGACATGAAGcgaatattattaaaatgtttttgtgaacATGTCTTGATTTAAGAAGAGtgcggcgctctgctgctccgtctccacagacagagtgtccagagtgcgctctgccactctgagagtgcgctgctctggataacccaacgctacattcagacagcgctcccaatttatcaacgctccagtttgtgtcagagtgcgctcccacactcacaatgagtgtttctgaacgcaccactcacatcatcttcctccatcgtctaaaacaagacaacacaacttgttagctagcgctagctaacgtctgtggagaactgttttgcctccagctaagccccgcccaccaacaaACATCACTTTGTTCAGTAAAGGGTCTGTTGACTCTTTATTAACCAGTTTTTACATCTTTAAATCCTGATGATTATTATCAGAGGGATACAACTACTTTATATTGTCATTGCAGTTTTCTGGTTCATCACAGTTTTATTTTACGTATTTACAAATGTGATTTATAAACTATGACTGTCAGAAGAATCAAACTACtcaaaaaacattaataaaattTTCTCTGTTTGATATTTAATTTATCTTTTAAGTAATTTTCAAGCAGCTATGACAAAACTGTTCCTCCAGTATTTTATGAAAGTTTGAGTTTCAGAGTTTTGGTGGAATAAAACAAACCATAATAAAATACGAGCTGTCACAGGAGACAACCATCTGCAGATGGATCATCAGTGACAATAATCTTTAGTTATTAAATGTCAGCGTGTGAATAAAAGCTCTTTTATTTCCTGCTGAACTTTATTTAAATCACGTTGTTGTGAACAATGTGCACTCAGGGCTCCGTCTAACATCTGCTGAGCTCAGCTGCGTCCATACCAGCTGTAATCTAATAAAGCAACAGACGACTTGTTGACTCTGACGTGtctctgacaaacacacactcagtttgttttttactaaatAACCCAGTCAACATGTTTCCAGTTAAACCAGTCTGTCACATGTCAGCCAGGGAAACTGTTTTTAACACCAACCATCAACACCTGAAAGCAGCTGGATATGAAACTGTGACGTCACGTGACCCCGACGatcaataaataatgtattATTGGAGAAAAGTCAAATGTGTTCGTTTCTTCAGCAGTCTGGAGCGTGTGacagcgtgcacacacacacacacacacacacactgctgttacAAACctttaaatgacatcatcatcatcaacacacacccacacgcacacccacacccacacacacacacacactttataatTAACTCTCACCTAAATCAAAACTTTGACTTCATGTGCAGCATTAAGGGACAGTTCAGtgaaacacatcaaacataatgtgacacactgacacagagagagttgGAGCAGAAACATGAACACATGTTTACATATTTACACTTTAATCTGAACCTGATAAATCAACATCGTCTCCATGACGACAGTTTAACTGCTGCTACAGAACATAGTAATTATACTTATCTTATTACTTATGATGAACTAACCCATTACACACTGTTTATAATATGAGTCTAATTAAGTTTGTACAGTTAAAAGTTCAGTTCGCGGTGACACCAGACTCCCTTCACAACTCGTTCATTTTAATGTTTCCGGTCGCAGCAGGACGAATCACCACCTGGACAattaacatttatatattttccaAATTCCAAGTTTCCAGTCTTTAATTCGTCTTTAATAAAAAACCGCATCACTGCGCGGAGGTGGAGGACTGTCACGCAGTTTTCCTGACATCATGTCACCGTGAGACTGGAGTGTAACGAGCGGAGCAGACGGTGATGACGAGAAGAAACTGTGAATCTCCGTGAAGCAGCTGCTTCTTATTGAAACATGTCGGAGCCGAGTTCAGCGTCAGAGTGACAGAACACAGatcagacataaaaacatgttcaaTAAACACTCAAACTTCAC
It encodes the following:
- the LOC125898785 gene encoding cysteine-rich and transmembrane domain-containing protein 1-like, whose translation is MSNDNPPPYVPPVPGGPSAPGFSSAYSSQPATFPGSPYQTFPQTYTGGGDLSYYQGPAGPQGPYLTQPGYQGYQSGPWEGPKMYGEQPKHTVFVVDQNYDDGGADGAESCLAGCSAALCCCCLWDMLTQNFC